The Xiphias gladius isolate SHS-SW01 ecotype Sanya breed wild chromosome 17, ASM1685928v1, whole genome shotgun sequence genome includes the window AAGTATTTTCCTTGGTTTAATGATCATATCCACCCAAGTGGACAGGGTGTTCACAGGTGGAAAAGGCATCAGGCTTCAGTTCCACTGTACTCATATAAATGTATTGATGATATTACTAAATCTGAAGATTTAACAGACACATACCACCTAATTTGACAATTATTATTGCGAATAAAAGCTGCTAATAAGAATAACCccaagtttctttttaaaactactGATCATCTTTTAAACGATAAAACTCCCGTAAATTATTTGCCAGCTGTCAATGACTGGCCAGCTGTCAAATCTCTCAAAATTAGATAGGTGACATTATAACTCACTCTCCTCTTGACATTTTACTGTCTAAATTCCTCATGGAAGTAGTAGACACCATTGTCCTTtgaggaaaataatttatttgataaattCCACTCTGAATTTTGTCAGATGTAGTACAGAGATAGCCCTCCTGAGAGTCACAAAgctgtatttcagtttttctagaCTGTGCTGCTTTTGACAACATTGTACATTACAAATTATTATATCGTTTGAGGCAGTGGGTTGGGATAACTGGTACAGCACTTGAATGGTTCTATTCCTAATTATCACATTGTAAGTTCTTTGCATCTATCAGTGATAAAATATCAGGCTTTGCTCCTCTAACCTGCTTTATGTATTTGTGAAACCTGGGGAACGTTCAAATCTTTCTACTTTGCATAGCTGTTTATGTGAGATCAGTGATTGGATGTCTCATAGTTGGCGTCTTGGCCCTCAGATTCTGGAACAGTCACCATCTTGGGTCAGGTCAGTAAACTCTGTTGAGTGTTTTAAAGCTCTTCTCAAGACCGACCGTTTCTCAAAGGCATCTTATCAATGCAACTTTACCctgatttgtttctctttgtaatTTTTGATTTGCTTTGATTGAACTATGATTGCTTTTGTCCTTACGTGTTTTCATTTGCGCTGTGGGAAGTACTTTGTAACCCTGgttacaaaaaaagatttacttatttacttacttGAAGTATTCTAATCCAAACTATGTGACAACAACACTTCTTTGCTGGGTTCATGTTAAGTAATAGCCCTCATGGAGTTGCACAACTAATTGGACCTATTAAAATTTTCCTCTAAGATTTCCTTCTGTCGTTTCCTGACTGCTCTCAGTAACTGATTCAGTTCACTCTGCAAAGACATCAGTACCAAGTAGTCATTGGTCCTAAAAGCCATTTTCATCCTCAGCcctttatttcctttgtttttataaacTTTCTTGTCAGGATGAACAACAATATCCTTTTTTCAGATGACTTCATATTATAAGAGTGACACTATACTTGACAAAAAATTTATGACCTTACCTTTGCTCTGCTGACCATTGCCAGTGTACTGGGATGGTAGAAGGAGCCCTGGAGCATCAGTGTGGACCAGTCCACCCTGGTGTCAGCCCCTGGTCCTCTTGATCCTGCCAAAAGCACTGGCACTCTCATTCTTCCTGTAGTCTCATATTCTAAGGTGGCTCCTTGCTGAGGCACAATGACAGGCTGTGAGGTGTCAGGACTGCAGGATATCTGCTTCCTAGAATTTTGACTCACTAAAAAGGATAAAACAATTGTTTATTCTATAGTAAAGGTAGTAAAGGTGAAGTAAAGGTCAGATTAATCgctacatataaatatacagctTAACAGGGATAAACCAACGTGTGTGTCACTGCTTACTTTTGACAgctgtaaatatatttaaaggTACTTAAATTCTTACCTGCTGTATAGTCTTCTTTCCACTCATGCTGTTCTGTTTCTTTCCATTGCCATGCTCCATATGCACCACGTTTCTTTTTAACCAGGAAAGACCTCGGCATCTTTTAAATTCTCTCAATCTTATTACTTTTATTCTACTGATCTACTTGATCTGTCAGCAGTGGGAAATTCTTAGAGCTCTGTAGGCTAGGGGGTTAGAGGCAGTCAGTGTTTTGACTGGAGTACACCTGTGTTGACTGTGCGTGTGCTCCATTTTAACTGGTCCCCCACTGGTTTTGCATGTCAGGTAGTGAAAATCCGGGGAGCTTCACATTCAAGTGGCCCTTGACATGCAAAGTCGGCCCCAGACCAAGCCCTGGCCCCAGACAAAGGGCACAGTCTGAGTAACAGGAGCAAGCACAGAGGAGCCACAGCTTTAACTGCTAGGTAAATCAGccccttctcttcctttttgtcCCCCTTCTCTCCATTGCAATTGTATAGTGGGATTACAGTGCTcctaaaaatacatacaaaggCCATTCATACACACCAAAAATGCCAAGTACTTGTTGTCCATTGACTGTGTTGTTTACATAATTGCACATACATGATTGCACTTTCTATCCTATTGTGTTGTTCCCTGCCACTCACACAGCACATGCTTGGATAGATAGCAGCCCCTGCCACCCTGAACAGATAAAGGTGATAAAGAGAATGAAAGGATGGATTAAAATGGCCACAAATCCAAATGCCAAATCTCCAGCATATTTATCAATAAATTACTTATTAATgtattagttttaattttagaaattctGAACAATGACAAATTGTGAAAGTAAACCGCTCAACATTGTCTGATTGTCTGCACAGTCACTGTATACTTAAGAGGAAAATTAACTACATCCCCTCCTTATCTTATTTCACTGGATTCTGCatggcaaataaaaatgaagccTGAGACTCAACCCCATCATGCAAATGGCAAATGAGGTCACTCCAAGAACATCAGGAGGATAACCTAGTAGAAACTATACAGCAGTATAATCACACTTTTGCCCTTCCTCATAGGTACATTCAGCCATGTATATGGTGCATGTCCCACATTTCAACAGTGCTCACTAAACATTCACAATACTGCTGATATTGGTCCACTGAAGAATAAAGTACAGGAACGTTATCAAACACTTTCATACATGTTAAAATCAAAGaactacacacacataactcTTCCAGTCTGTATGTCAGTGGTTGTCAATAGGATGATAACAGTGGAAACAATGTGTTCCTATAATATTCACCAGTGCTGATGGTTTTTAGCTGTGACTCATTAACACGTTAACTTTCGTCTGTTAAAAAGGAATAATACCATTTGAGAAGTAAAGGATTTACACTCAACTTTTTTAGTTTTGAATAGTATTAAAGGCAGAGctaaaatcaataaaagtaGCTGAGCATAGTCTATGGGGttctcaagttttttttttttaaatcaagtgaATAATACTGTTAATAGCATTGTCTGTGTCCCATCCTTGTCTATAAGCAAACTGTAATGGATATAATCTGATACAGTGTTAACAAATGCCTTTAGCATATGAAACGCACCCTTTTCAATACATTTCATCAACACTGACGTTAGTGCTACTTGTCtaaatccttttatttttagttggATTTGCATTCTTGGGGACAAGAATGATAACATTTTTGCAAAGGGTAGAACCAGTTTGAGTATGTGAGGACTATGGAAAAATGGGGTTTCATGCTGGAGTTAGCTCCTCTGGATATATCTTTAAAAGAAATGGTGAAATTCCATCAGGTCCCGTTTCTTTGAACAGAGATAtttaaacatgaacatgaagTGGGTCGATCAACAATTCAGTTCGTCAACCCAGTAGTAAGCCAAGTATTTTCCTCAGCAGTTTTATTGGAGGAGATGTTGCCAAATTCCATTTTACACTGTGCAGTAAAATCAAAAGTCTCAAATCTCAGATAAAAATTGTTCAGATCATCTTCTTTATACCTACATTTAGCCATTTATATAGTGTATGTCCCACATTTCAACAGTGCCCACTAAACATTCAAAATACTGCTGATATTGGTCCACTGAAGAAGAAAGTACAGGAATGTTATcatacagttttaaaattaaaaagtccaCAATTAACTCATGCAGTTTGTCTGTCAGTGGTTGTCAATAGGATGATAACAGTGGAAATCATGTGTTGCTACAATATTCAAGCTGTTAAATAATAGAGAAACTAAATCCTATTTCTCCTTTGAAATGCTGCTCAAAGTTCACTGGAGAACTGTAAAGTTGACATAAAACTATGTTATTTGGCAGCAATTGAAGTCAAAGAGCTCTTAATATCTTTTCTGTGCTGCATACATTGCAAATGATTTTTGATAAGCATGTACAAGTGTAAAGTACTTATTTGTTGATTTACTAAGGGTGGATATGATTCACAATATTCCTCATATTCATATAATTTATCTGTGTAAGTCTTAATGTCTTGAGAGAGAGTAATTAAATATTACTTTTGATAATAAATCTCGTAATACTGTAAGATCATATGGGCTGATATGTACTGTTAGGATTTCCTAAAGAGCCTGCAGGACACTGTTGACTGTACTGTGTGTTATTGCTCTTCGGAATTGCGCTGTACTGTATGCAAAACACCAGCCAGTGTGCTGCAGCATGAAAACGAAATGGTAAAAGGTAGCTCCACtttgtaaaagacaaaaaaatgtccattcaAGTTACACCTGTCTAATTTCAAGCTCCTTGTCCACTGACTTTAGCTTTATTACAGGAGACAGTGAGATCTGTTAGCTTTGGATACCAAGGGACAAGTACCATATTTAATGGAAGGAcggttttaaaaacagattataaaTACAGTTGATGATTACACTGACAGATAAAATGTCATATAAAATGCCAAATGAAGAGCCAGAAATAAAGGAGATGGACAACCACCTCATAcctcagtgaaaaacaaactgtgtctgggttggtttttttttctttgtttttttttgtttcttcaggtAAATGATCAGTCtcaacatgaacacacaaaagtTCATGTTTAACTGATGATGTGTTTGTGGTCGACCACACCCTTGTTGCCTCTTTCAATTAAATGGATaaaggtgcatgtgtgtgtgtttatgcgtgtgtgcgtgtgtttgaatGTGCTGAGTCATTACTGATCTTTAGCTATTAAAACTGCAGATTAGGACTAGGAGAGTACAATTTAAATCAACACAAATTTAACACTTTACATGAGAATACCAGCTTTGTGACAGCTACAATGTAGCATTAAAACTTATCTAGTCTTTATAtcatctttctctgtgtgaGTATTGTGTGACAGCTTTCCTTTTGTTTAGCCATTCAATTTgtgtttccacattttttttatccactgTCGCATGTTGTTTCCCATCTAATACATCCAACATGTATCAATTACAAAAAGGGTTCTGATGGTGTGCCAGTATCATGGGGGGGAAAGTTATAATACTTTTCAAACTCACTACTGTTTCTAGCAAAATATGGCTAAATACACTGTTCTTGAATGTCAAAGTgtgatagaaaatgagaaaagtaagtgggtttatcatttaaataacatttttaaagaagaattcAACTTAAACTCAGATTCAGCTCAAACAGAGAGTCTGTGTCTTATGTAACAGGTAAtgtaaacagaagagcaaggcTTCAGTCTCTTCTTGACCAAAAGATGGTAATGCTGTACCGGACTAGTGTTGATTAATGAAGCTAAGTTGTTGGGTCCTTGGTTTCCGATTtcctatacatatgcatgtgaatgtatgtttggCAAATTGACCATTGGATGGAACATATATGTTGATATGTACTGATCAACCAGACtgagtttctttgttttctagAAAACTATAAAAGATTAGGTTTGCTCTCTGTTAGGAGAGACAGGGGTGTTTTGCCCCACTTGCGTAAGTTGCTGTCTcctattattgatcaataataatcacattaatattcaaatctgtcagtgtctgtggtTTATTTGAGTCTGACTCCAGAGTGTTTACAGAATTTCAACCACAAAGGATTCAAAGATTTGTCACATACACCAGCAATATGTATAGCGACATACAATGTGGCATGCTCCTAAGGTTGCCCTAAAAGACTAGTGTTAAAAATAAGAgacaaaatatttgtaaaagataaaaatacaggATATGAAattataaacatgtaaaaatgtgagcGGTAGAGTCTTTATATTGCATAAAGTTGGATGTATGACTAAATGTGACTATAGGACTCACTGTATGCAAGTCCATTCACCAACCCAAATAAGATTGTCAGACAAAAATCAGGAAGTAAAAGCATCTGATTTGCAACACCCCACACACAACCCCCCATTCCACTCCCCTTCCTTTAACTGCCACCCACCCCACCGAGCCACCCTGGAACTTGTGGTCGAGCAGTTCTTCATGTACATATTTACATCTTCATCCACAGGCCATTAGTTGCTTGGCTGCTGTAAAGCCAGCTACCCATAGATGCCTCTGCTTAACACAGTTCCAATTTGGACCCCTAACCCTAAGAAATGGAACTACTGGTGAGTGAGGAAGTAGTTTGGACAATATGCTTGACAGGATCTCTGAAACTCTCCTCCAGAAATCCACAACTCCTGGGCACTTCCAGaccatgtgaaaaaaatgttctcaacaCATTTTGAGTGCATAGGGTGCAGTTTGGTGATAATGTAGCTTTCAACACTGTAGCCAAGCTGACAAGAGTCATAATGATCCATGTAgtcctatagctctcagtagtgatgatttcatgatcttctttaatgataaaattttAACCATTACAGACAAAATTTGCCACGTCCTGCCCTCAAACAGCAcagatttatcttcaaacacagcaACCTTataaacagctgtaaaacctgatatatacagacattttttctgtcattgaccttcaccaactaacttcaacaatgtcttcatctaacCCATCAACCTGTCCCTTtgaccccatcccaactagactgtttaaggaagttttacccttagttagcacctctttattagatataatcaatgaatcataatctgtctttattaacaggctatgtaccgcaggCCTTTAAATTAGCTGTAagtaaatctcttcttaaaaatcTCACTCTTTATCTAGGTGTTTTAGCCtactatagacccatatctaaccttccctttctctctaagatcccTGAGAAAGCTTTCACCATTTTTCACCTAACattgtaacattgtaaaaatcaggcacacaATGTCTAAAATAGACACAGAAAAattagtccatgcttttgttacttataggctggattattgcaactccttattatcaggctgtcccaacaaatctttaaatacccTCCGGCTgattcagaatgctgcagcgtgagtactgacaggaattAGGAAGAGAGATCATATTTCTAGTTAGCTTCTTTGCCTTGGCTCCTTGTATAATCcataattgaatttaaaatccttctcCTCACTTAAAAAAAGGCCTTAGTGGTGAGGAACCATCTTATCTTCAAGAGCTCATACTACCCTATTACCCCAatagaacactgcgctcccagaacgcaggcttacttgtaTTTCCTAGAATCTCTAAAAATAGAATGGGAgccagagccttcagttatcaatATCCTCAACTTTGGAACCATCTTTCAGCTTGGGTTCAGGAAGCAGACAACCTCTTtttgtttaagagtaggcttaaaaccttcctttttgataaagcttataggTAGGGCTTGCTCAGGCTCGTGTTGAACCACTCCCTAATTATGCTGCTGTAGGCCTAGAgtgctgggggacttcccatgatgcatcaagctcctctctcctcctcttcctctccatccgTATTCATTCATATGGCATCgatgctcgttactaacttgacttctcctctctcccgtagttttgtgctttctcgtctctctcctctctctttgtgacgctttctgcagatatttctgcctctggtgctgcagagtctggatctgtgactgcaaaccacttactgcccccatgatccttcTCAACACCCTCTACtaaaattattatgattataagtattattattatatatagttttataagtattattatttgccctttattatatttataagttttattattagtggtATCCAGGAACACTATTTCCAAGTCATGAAGAAGTTTTACGTTAATAAATGCATAGTGATTGTtgaagggttagggttagggggttagggttagggttagggtaagggttagggggttagggggttagggttagggttagggttagtgttaggggtagggttagggttagggttagggttagggggttaaggttagggttagctcatctaactactttaagattttggaacgtaagaaattgcatgactgatgttttttttttaagaagtttTACGTTAATAAATGCAGAGTGATTGTTGAAGGGTTCGtgttagggggttagggttagggttaggggatTAGgtttaggggttagggttaggatgATGTTAGGGTTAGgatagggttagggttagggttaggggttagggttagggttaggggttagggttagcgTTAGGGTTCGGGGGTTacggttagggttagggttaaaccctaaccctaaccctcagTGATCGTGAAAAACACGATCACTGGTAAGGCAATTATAGATTGATGGGAGTTTGTGTGAACACTTTGCGGCAAATGTTAATACTGAGCTTAGCAAACTTCATTGAAttccaatattcatttgagctactAGGTTATTAATTTTtaccagatcgttttagaaaactttctactttaggaagacttcaaaagaaaggtaagtatatgctttgaattgagtttgtataaacattttttgaaaacgcagtacatgttggatttgatggtcattcgcgacgagagagggaatttgaacataatatagtctaaacagcttgtttgttttggaacatacctatatatatatatatgtatataagatatgttatcaactcatcaagctcatctaactactttaagattttggcacgtaagaaattgcatgactgatgatggcaaacgtgctttcatttgattttagtgcGCAGACTGTCCCAAATCACAgcatatgttgattttttgggtCTATTACCCCAGAAAACTTGATTTCACTCTGACGTTAAATTTGAACGTCTTATAATCCTTCCCAGAGCCTTTTAAGGGATGTGAGGTGAAGGACGTGAAAAACACGATCACTGGTAAGGCAAATATGGATTGATGGGAGTTTGTGTGAACACTTTGcagcaaatgttaatattgagCTTAGCAAACTTCATTGaactccaatattcatttgagctgctaggttaTTAAGTCTTGccagatctttttagaaaactctctactttagGAAGACAGAGTCGTTGGGCCTTCCAGGTAAACTCAAACTGTGTTACCTGCAGTTTGGTCTGCTGCCACGATTAATGCAGCCCCTGATAGGGTATAATGTACTTAATTTAGAGGTAGTGAAGCTAGTTTTACAGACAACTTCTACAGGCCTGGCTTTTCAATGAATCATGTTTAAAATAGTCTGTTATATAGTCTTTTCTTGCTCTTTGTTTGGGATGTAGTCATATGGGACCTGGGACATGAGAACTTAACCCAGGAGggaataattacatttattgcaaTTATTGCCTCATGGGACCTGAGAACTTAACCCAAGAAGGAATAATTGCATTTATGCAATTACTGAATTTAAGAAATTGATTTGAAGTATGTTGGCCCTTAGAGGTGAGAGGGCCAATTACACTTCAACACGAAGTTGTTATCCCCTTATTCACTAACCATTTGTCTTCTTCCCCGGCATTTATATACTTGTCTAGTTATGCCCGgtaagtattttattgatacccCATACAGAAAAGGCTGTAGTTCACAGGCTGTGATTTAAAGTGTTATCGAACATTCtataaattcaactttttgaATTcttcaaaaaatcaaaaactcagttttttaaagtcaatataAACTTTTGTTGTAGTTGTGCATTaatctgtatttgtttacagaTTGGAGCCTCACTTATGTCCAGTAATGTTGGCAGCAGTTTGTTTATTGGTCTAGCAGGAACAGGAGCAGCCGGAGGCATCGCTGTTGGGGGATTTGAATGGAATGTTAGAAACATGGTCTAGGACTATATCTGATGTGCAGTGTTGTGCATTTGCCTCATGACAAAACAGCTCAATTTTGGTCTCATCAGACCATAGAACTTTCTTCAAGCTCACTTAAAAGTCTCCCATGCATCTTCTGGCGGTAACAGTTTACAATAAAGTATTGTAATGCACACAGCCAACTTTGGTTGAATGCAGAGTCTCTCCAATCTCAGCTTCTGAAGCTTCAGATTGCAATAGGTCCCTTGGTGACTTCCTTTGCTTCACTTTATCAAATATATTTACTCATTCAGTTGTTGAGGATGGCCTGCACTAGGCAAATTTACGGCTGTATCATATTCTTTCCATTCTCAATGATTGATTTAACTGAAATAACTGTACTGCATGTTCATTGTTCAGTGCTGGAAATCTGCTTCTAACAATCCTCTGACTTGTGCTTTTCACAAGTCAGGGgaagttgttttttaatcttcttgGTGTGGGATTTTGGTGtctaaattttaataaatttgaaccTCTTGATTACACACAGGTGATCTCCATTGAATCAATTATGTGACTTCCAAAACCAACTCTCTACACCAGTGATGATTTAGGTGTGTCTTATTACAGTAAAGTAGGTGAATACACATGTGTGCAATGTCAACCTTGTGTTATCCTTTGTGtattaaattcaaaaattaaGTACAAATAAACAGTACAATAGCAGACAATACGGACAGTGGGTTTTTTGCAacatgagcgtgtgtgtgtttgtgtagtcaACATGGGTCCTGGTGGCTCTGGGCTGGATCTTTATCCCTGTCTACATCTCTGCTGGTGTGGTGACCATGCCTTAATACCTGGCCAAATGCTTTGGAGTCCAGAGGATATGCATATACATGTCTGTTCTGTAACTCATCCTTTGCATTTTCACCAAAATATctgtaagacacacacacttttacatttattcatttggcagattATTTTATCCAAAGTTACATACAAATTAGGTACAATCCAAGACACGGtagaaaaaaatttgattgtgtatttgtgtgtgtgtgtgtgtgtgtgtgtttgttacccAGACAGATATCTTTTTGGGGGCATTGTTCATCCAGGTGTCATTGGGCTGGGATCTCTATCTGTCCACAAGCATACTGTTGCTGGTCACTGCTGCTTATACCGtggcaggtaaacacacacacacacacacacagacacacacacacaaacacacacacacagacacacacacacagacagacacagacacaaacagtgcaAACCATGATGAAGGCCGGTATAGACTTAAGACTCTTATTTAGGTTATGTTACATATATGCTTACATATATTTCCTAGCATTCATTGCATTATTGCAAAATTACAACAGTCCAAACAATCCAAAATGATGAAGAAAGGTCTGCATTTCAGTCAATTCCTCCACCATTGCTATAAATTAAATGAGTCACAGGGACCATATGTGGCAACATTGTCCCCGGTATCTGTATCAATACAGTAAAAGCTACTTTGCTTGTTAATAGTAATATTGCCACTATGTGACTCTATATGTGTTGTCACCAGTTCTGTCCAACAGTGATGCAGTTTTGTCagatcctcacacacacacacacacacacacacacaattctttCTCCTACAGTCCATTCTCATGAAcgtaaataaatagaaaaaactgaatgtgcttttggttttattttgttcattcagtCAAAATTCAGTCGGTTGCTTCCTGCTTTGTAGGCGTTGTAATTGTGTCCTAACCAAAATAACATCAGCCAGACATGTCCATTTTCTGAGTAATTTTCTGGTTCTGGCACAGGATAATTTTTCTGGCTCTGGCACAGGAAGATGACCTCTCCATTCTTAATCCCGCCTACAATGTTCTTATTAGCAATTTCTCCCGCCATGGGAAACAGCCACCAAATAGCACAACAGCAGACCTGGTtgaatcactgaacaaatcaAAA containing:
- the LOC120802935 gene encoding LOW QUALITY PROTEIN: sodium/glucose cotransporter 4-like (The sequence of the model RefSeq protein was modified relative to this genomic sequence to represent the inferred CDS: substituted 2 bases at 2 genomic stop codons), translated to MELLIGASLMSSNVGSSLFIGLAGTGAAGGIAVGGFEWNSTWVLVALGWIFIPVYISAGVVTMPXYLAKCFGVQRICIYMSVLXLILCIFTKISTDIFLGALFIQVSLGWDLYLSTSILLLVTAAYTVAGGLAAGIYTDALQTLIIVGGAFALMFIAFSKVGWYEEFVNRYMSAVPSVTVANTTCHLPRSDAFRIFRHPVSGDLPWPGLVFGLRVLATGVWCTDQ